Proteins encoded by one window of Branchiostoma floridae strain S238N-H82 chromosome 6, Bfl_VNyyK, whole genome shotgun sequence:
- the LOC118417670 gene encoding uncharacterized protein LOC118417670: MFQATGLPGEMDVTEITDVRSGSVIVDFTAKHSILANETSPDVNTLKQAMETQLRTGRMGGLAANSNGFALSVQGLETTTTPKMTPVPRVADDTLIIIIVVVLVCLTVIVVAIVAAVIHTKRKQKRKLPPTPTANIGHQNKAFRGSRDSGIMQDINNQSMLPGQRFDQHIYEDLNQFRIDHYAESEFVPKTDFDNAVNQSKSAKSRRDLPPVPQSSQYTDMSGATNTIKQAMMSEEYVMEDHNTSTYQDLKPSEYQGLVKPHNQQVRKRMNSSNDGHSVVYQNEAFVNDEILPSPPPGSKIVYENEDDSFNKALPSTRL, translated from the exons ATGTTCCAGGCCACTGGCCTTCCTGGGGAGATGGATGTCACAGAGATCACTGATGTCAG GTCAGGCAGTGTGATTGTGGACTTCACAGCCAAGCACTCCATCCTTGCCAACGAGACCAGTCCAGATGTGAACACTCTGAAGCAGGCCATGGAGACCCAGCTGAGAACGGGGCGGATGGGAGGCCTGGCTGCCAACAGCAATGGATTTGCCCTGTCTGTCCAAG GTctggagacaacaacaacacccaaGATGACCCCAGTACCAAGGGTCGCTGATGAcaccctcatcatcatcatcgtggTGGTGCTGGTCTGCCTCACGGTCATCGTTGTTGCCATAGTCGCTGCCGTCATCCACACAAAGAGAAAACAGAAGCGGAAGCTTCCTCCCACGCCCACTGCCAACATAGGCCACCAGAACAAGGCCTTCCGCGGTAGCCGTGACAGTGGCATCATGCAGGACATCAACAACCAGAGTATGCTGCCAGGCCAGAGGTTCGACCAACACATCTATGAAGACTTGAATCAGTTCAGGATCGATCACTACGCCGAGTCCGAGTTTGTACCCAAGACAGACTTTGATAATGCTGTTAATCAGTCCAAGAGTGCAAAAAGCAGGCGTGACCTCCCTCCCGTACCCCAGAGCTCACAGTATACAGACATGTCAGGAGCAACTAACACCATCAAACAGGCCATGATGTCGGAGGAATATGTGATGGAAGATCACAACACGTCCACGTACCAAGACCTGAAGCCTTCAGAATACCAAGGTCTTGTGAAACCTCATAACCAACAGGTTAGGAAGAGAATGAACAGTAGTAATGATGGTCACAGTGTTGTGTACCAGAATGAAGCATTTGTCAATGATGAGATTTTACCCAGCCCTCCACCTGGCAGTAAGATTGTGTATGAGAATGAAGATGACAGCTTTAACAAAGCACTACCTTCAACAAGGTTATAA